A region from the Microcoleus sp. FACHB-672 genome encodes:
- the rplK gene encoding 50S ribosomal protein L11, with the protein MAKKVVAVIKLAITAGKANPAPPIGPALGQHGVNIMMFCKEYNARTSDQVGLVVPVEISVYEDRSFTFILKTPPASVLIRKAAGIERGSGEPNRKKVGSITRAQLREIAETKMPDLNANDVEAAMKIVEGTARNMGVGVAD; encoded by the coding sequence ATGGCAAAGAAAGTTGTTGCGGTCATTAAGTTGGCCATCACGGCGGGGAAAGCCAATCCGGCTCCTCCGATTGGGCCAGCCCTGGGTCAGCACGGCGTTAATATTATGATGTTCTGCAAAGAATATAACGCCAGAACATCTGACCAAGTAGGTCTGGTCGTGCCGGTAGAAATTTCTGTCTATGAAGACCGCAGTTTCACCTTTATACTGAAGACCCCACCGGCTTCAGTGCTCATTCGTAAGGCAGCCGGCATCGAACGCGGTTCAGGCGAACCGAACCGTAAGAAAGTTGGGTCGATTACGCGAGCACAGCTACGCGAAATCGCCGAAACTAAAATGCCGGATCTTAACGCCAACGATGTTGAAGCTGCAATGAAAATTGTGGAAGGAACCGCTCGCAATATGGGCGTTGGGGTTGCTGATTAG
- the nusG gene encoding transcription termination/antitermination protein NusG: MSFASDESGYSTQQEETTDSAAPSETEARWYAVQVASGCEKRVKANLEQRIQTLDVADRIFQIEIPQARAIKIRKDGSRADGEEKVFPGYVLVKMMMDDDSWQVVKNTPNVINFVGAEQKRRYGRGRGHVKPMPLSFSEVQRIFRQAEEQMPVVKINMAVGDKVVVLSGPFKEFEGEVIEVSPERSKLKVLLSIFGRDTPVELEFNQVQKQS, translated from the coding sequence ATGAGTTTTGCATCAGACGAATCGGGTTATTCAACACAACAGGAAGAAACGACAGATTCAGCTGCGCCTTCTGAAACAGAGGCGCGTTGGTATGCGGTTCAAGTCGCATCTGGCTGTGAAAAGCGGGTGAAGGCTAACCTGGAACAGCGCATTCAAACGCTGGATGTTGCTGACCGGATTTTTCAGATTGAAATCCCGCAGGCACGAGCGATCAAAATCCGCAAGGATGGTTCGCGAGCAGATGGAGAAGAAAAAGTTTTCCCTGGCTATGTGCTCGTCAAGATGATGATGGATGATGACAGCTGGCAGGTTGTCAAAAACACCCCAAATGTGATTAACTTTGTCGGGGCAGAGCAAAAACGTCGCTACGGGCGCGGACGCGGGCACGTAAAACCGATGCCGCTAAGCTTCTCGGAAGTTCAACGCATTTTCAGACAAGCTGAAGAACAAATGCCGGTTGTGAAAATCAACATGGCAGTGGGCGACAAAGTTGTGGTGCTTTCCGGTCCCTTCAAAGAATTTGAAGGCGAGGTGATTGAAGTGAGTCCAGAACGCAGCAAACTGAAAGTGCTGCTGTCGATCTTTGGACGCGACACGCCGGTAGAATTGGAGTTCAATCAGGTTCAGAAACAGAGCTGA